A DNA window from bacterium contains the following coding sequences:
- a CDS encoding NAD-dependent epimerase/dehydratase family protein: MHTIVIAGAGGFIGGALVHTLARLHPDTTIRAVDKKPLPEWHRLPHLPNTECLCLDLAQPDACHIATRNATEVYNLAADMGGMGYISNYRIACMRNVLINTNLIEAAYRAGASTYFFASSACVYNTALQADPNAVALKESDAYPALAERGYGWEKLYAEMLCQEYYHERGLRTYIARFHNIYGPYGTWRGGREKAPAALCRKALAVLHGDADHVPIWGDGTQERSYTYIDDCITGILKIVACPALIATPVNLGSDELISVNGLLDIIEAIAQPPQPFARRYEPAQPTGVQRRNSDNTFIRATLDWAPGAPIAEGLSPTYTWIAKQYNQAGQAGGPNADGNPP; this comes from the coding sequence ATGCACACCATCGTTATCGCCGGCGCGGGTGGCTTCATTGGCGGCGCACTCGTGCACACGCTGGCCCGTCTGCACCCAGACACCACAATCCGTGCTGTGGATAAGAAACCCTTGCCTGAGTGGCACCGCCTGCCGCACTTGCCCAATACCGAGTGCCTGTGTCTGGACCTCGCCCAGCCCGACGCCTGCCACATCGCCACGCGCAACGCCACCGAGGTCTATAACCTGGCCGCAGACATGGGCGGCATGGGCTACATTTCTAATTACCGCATCGCCTGTATGCGTAATGTCCTGATCAATACCAATCTGATCGAAGCGGCCTACCGCGCGGGCGCATCCACTTATTTCTTTGCGTCCTCGGCGTGCGTCTACAACACGGCCCTGCAAGCCGATCCAAACGCCGTTGCCCTCAAAGAAAGCGACGCTTACCCCGCCCTGGCCGAGCGCGGCTACGGCTGGGAGAAACTCTACGCCGAAATGCTCTGCCAGGAGTACTACCACGAGCGGGGCCTGCGCACTTACATCGCGCGCTTCCACAACATCTACGGCCCCTACGGCACGTGGCGCGGGGGCCGCGAGAAAGCGCCCGCCGCGCTATGCCGCAAGGCGCTGGCTGTCCTGCACGGCGACGCCGACCACGTCCCTATCTGGGGCGATGGCACCCAGGAACGCAGTTATACCTACATCGACGACTGCATCACCGGCATTCTCAAAATCGTCGCGTGCCCGGCCCTGATCGCCACACCCGTCAATCTTGGCTCCGACGAACTCATCTCGGTCAACGGCTTGCTTGATATCATCGAAGCCATCGCGCAGCCGCCCCAACCCTTCGCGCGCCGCTACGAACCCGCCCAACCCACGGGCGTACAGCGCCGCAACAGCGACAACACTTTTATTCGCGCCACACTCGATTGGGCACCCGGCGCGCCCATCGCTGAGGGCCTCTCCCCCACTTACAC